The region TACGGACTCGACGTCACCGTCAACCTGGTTCGACCAGGATACCGCGTCGCCAAACGCGACAAGGCGAACCGATCGATCCCGTCGAACCACCGACTCACCCCCGAGGACGCAATTTCGTTCCTTGAGGCGAATTTCGACGTGAGCGTGGAGGAATCAGACGATGAGTGAAAGTGAAACAGAAGCCGAGCGCACGGGCGAGCACGCCACGAAGCGTACCGGGCAGGACGAAGCCTGCCAGCGCTGTGGTCGCAAACAGGGGCTTGTCGGAAAGTACGACATCAACCTCTGTCGACAGTGCTTCCGCGAAATCGCTCGCGACATGGGATTCAAGAAGTATCGATAACATGACTGGAAACGACCCACTCAGCAACGCGCTCTCGGGACTCGACAACGCCGAAAGCGTGGGGCATCTCAGCCACGAGGTAACACCCGCCTCCAACGAGATCGGCAGCGTACTCGAGGTCTTCTACGACCGCGGGTACATCGACGGCTTCGAGTACGTCGACGACGGTAAAGCCGGTCAGTTTGAGGTCGAATTGAAAGGAGCGATCAACGACTGTGGCCCAGTCAAACCCCGCTACAGTGCCAGCGCTGAAGACTTCGAGAAGTGGGAGAAACGGTATCTCCCCGCTCGAGACTTCGGTGCACTCGTCGTGACGACGAGCAGTGGCATCATGAGCCACTACGAGGCTCGTGAGCAGGGTATTGGGGGCCAGGTGATCGCATACGTCTACTAACCATGCGAGTCGAACTGGAAATCCCTGACAACGTAACCGTCGAGATCGACCACCTCGACGTGACCGTCGACGGCCCAGAAGGCAGCGTTACCCGCCGCCTCTGGTACCCCGACGTGACCGTCGAACTCGAAGACGAGACTGTGGTAATCGAAAGTGACAACGAGGACGCGAAGACGAACGCGACCGTTGGCACGTTCGAGAGTCACATCAAGAACGCATTCCACGGCGTGGCCGAGGGCTGGGAGTACAAGATGGAAGTCTTCTACTCTCACTTCCCGATGCAGGTCCGCGCGGAAGGCGACGATGTCGTCATCGAGAACTTCCTCGGCGAAAAGGCAGCGCGACGTACGACTATCCACGGTGAAACCGACGTGTCCGTCGACGACGAGAGACTCGTCCTCTCCGGACCCAACAAGGAAGACGTCGGCCAAACGGCGGCCGACATCGAGCAACTGACACGCGTCAGTGGCAAGGACACCCGAGTCTTCCAAGACGGCGTCTACATCACCGAGAAACCCGCTAAAGGAGGTGCCTGATAGATGGCAGACGACGATCCAGAAACTGAAGACACTGGGGCCGACCCAGACGAGCCACAGGAACTCGAGGACATCAGCGGTGTCGGCACGAGCAAGGCAGACGCCCTGCAAGATGCCGGCTTCGAAACTATCGAGGACGTCAAAGAAGCAGACCAGGACGACCTCGCTGGGGCCGACGGTATCGGGAACGCACTTGCGGCCCGAATCAAAGCAGACGTCGGCGACCTCGAAGTTAGCGACGAAACCGACGCCGAAATCGAAGACGAAGACGTCGACGAAGACGCAGAATCCGTCGACGAGGACGTCGAAACCGAACTGCAACCTCGCGGATTGACCGAGAAGACGCCGGAGCTCTCCGAGGAAGAATCGGAGTTGCTCGAACAGCGTCGAAGTGAGGGCAAACCGCAGTTCAACCGACAGGACTACCACATGAAAAAGCGGACGCCGGAGTCCTGGCGACGCCCACGCGGACAGCTGTCCAAGCAACGAAAGGGCGTCAAAGGCAAAGGCCCGACCGTCGAGGCTGGCTTCCGAACGCCAACCGCAGTTCGTGGCAAGCACCCAAGCGGATTCGACGAGGTCTACGTCGAGAACCTCGACGACCTCGAGGGCGTCGACGGCGACCGAGAGGCTGTTCGTATCTCCTCGTCGGTTGGTGGGCGCAAGCGCGAACGAATCGAAGAAGAAGCCGAGGAACAGGACGTTCGCGTCCTGAACCCAACCTACGAAGAAGTAGAGGTGGATTCAAATGACTGATCTCTCCGCACAGAAACGACTTGCAGCCGACGTTCTCGACGTCGGAGAGAATCGCGTCTGGCTCGACCCCGACGCTCAGGCAGACATCGCCGAAGCGATCACCCGTGACGAGATCCGAGAACTCGTCCAGGAAGGTCGTATTCAGGCTGGTGACGCCAAGAGCAACTCCCGCGGACGCGCACGAGAGCGCAACGAAAAGCGAGCCTACGGCCACAAGAAGGGGCCAGGCAAGCGCCGCGGCAAGAAGGGTGCACGCCAGAACGAGAAAGACGAGTGGCAGAACAAGATTCGCGCACAGCGACGGAAGCTTCGTGAACTCCGAGACAAGGGCGAACTCACGCCCACGCAGTACCGCGAGCTCTACAAGAAGGCTGGCGGTGGCGAGTTCCGGAGCGTCCAATACCTGTTGAACTACATCGACGAAAACTACGGTGACCAATAATGGCGACTGGACCACGATATAAAGTGCCGATGCGGCGTCGCCGTGAGGTCCGAACGGACTACCAC is a window of Natronorubrum sediminis DNA encoding:
- a CDS encoding 30S ribosomal protein S14, which encodes MSESETEAERTGEHATKRTGQDEACQRCGRKQGLVGKYDINLCRQCFREIARDMGFKKYR
- a CDS encoding 30S ribosomal protein S8; its protein translation is MTGNDPLSNALSGLDNAESVGHLSHEVTPASNEIGSVLEVFYDRGYIDGFEYVDDGKAGQFEVELKGAINDCGPVKPRYSASAEDFEKWEKRYLPARDFGALVVTTSSGIMSHYEAREQGIGGQVIAYVY
- a CDS encoding 50S ribosomal protein L6 gives rise to the protein MRVELEIPDNVTVEIDHLDVTVDGPEGSVTRRLWYPDVTVELEDETVVIESDNEDAKTNATVGTFESHIKNAFHGVAEGWEYKMEVFYSHFPMQVRAEGDDVVIENFLGEKAARRTTIHGETDVSVDDERLVLSGPNKEDVGQTAADIEQLTRVSGKDTRVFQDGVYITEKPAKGGA
- a CDS encoding 50S ribosomal protein L32e, coding for MADDDPETEDTGADPDEPQELEDISGVGTSKADALQDAGFETIEDVKEADQDDLAGADGIGNALAARIKADVGDLEVSDETDAEIEDEDVDEDAESVDEDVETELQPRGLTEKTPELSEEESELLEQRRSEGKPQFNRQDYHMKKRTPESWRRPRGQLSKQRKGVKGKGPTVEAGFRTPTAVRGKHPSGFDEVYVENLDDLEGVDGDREAVRISSSVGGRKRERIEEEAEEQDVRVLNPTYEEVEVDSND
- a CDS encoding 50S ribosomal protein L19e gives rise to the protein MTDLSAQKRLAADVLDVGENRVWLDPDAQADIAEAITRDEIRELVQEGRIQAGDAKSNSRGRARERNEKRAYGHKKGPGKRRGKKGARQNEKDEWQNKIRAQRRKLRELRDKGELTPTQYRELYKKAGGGEFRSVQYLLNYIDENYGDQ